From Tachyglossus aculeatus isolate mTacAcu1 chromosome 12 unlocalized genomic scaffold, mTacAcu1.pri SUPER_6_unloc_1, whole genome shotgun sequence, the proteins below share one genomic window:
- the BID gene encoding BH3-interacting domain death agonist, with product MENKVGSGSAPSLKDEVCTGMLVYTFLHCSRDCTFRKELHSMGSELQLLPDDFDDDGELQTDGNRSSRFHVHGGEPESGQEEEAIRLIAEQLAQIGDQLDGNIQQSLVRDLARQFMNASLSEEDKRKYLAATMERVMQAVPPELEREKATLLFTLLLAKKVVNHSPTLLHSVFRTTVDYINRSLLTYTRNLARNEMA from the exons ATGGAGAATAAG GTGGGAAGCGGCTCCGCGCCCAGCCTGAAAGACGAGGTGTGCACGGGCATGCTCGTCTACACCTTCCTCCACTGCTCCCGGGACTGCACCTTCCGCAAGGAGCTGCACTCCATGGGCAGCGAGCTGCAGCTGCTGCCCGACGACTTTGACGACGACGGGGAGCTGCAGACGGACGGAAATCGCAGCAGCCGTTTCCACGTGCACGGGGGGGAACCCG AatcggggcaggaggaggaagccatCCGCCTCATCGCCGAGCAGCTGGCCCAGATCGGGGATCAGCTGGACGGAAACATCCAGCAGAGCCTGGTCCGCGACCTGGCCCGGCAGTTTATGAACGCCAGTCTGTCCGAGGAG GACAAGAGGAAGTACCTGGCGGCCACCATGGAGCGCGTGATGCAGGCGGTGCCCCCGGAACTGGAGCGGGagaaagccacgctgctcttcaccCTGCTCTTAGCCAAGAAAGTTGTGAACCACAGCCCGACCCTGCTGCACAGCGTCTTCCGCACCACCGTGGACTACATCAACCGGAGCCTCCTCACCTACACACGCAACCTGGCCAGAAAT GAGATGGCCTGA